From a region of the Agrobacterium larrymoorei genome:
- a CDS encoding glutathione synthase codes for MRLAFFVNSIEGEHPSFATGLLAMAALNRGHEVVYLTPGDFTLRPDDSMVVHAVVLPRQKYKKVESFHAALQERQLQRETIDIGEIDALMLRNDPSLDQTARPWAVHSGILFGRLAEQRGVIVLNDPEGLALAQNKLYFQSFPEIVRPTTLISRNVEEIRAFADAHPKGVIVKPLQGSGGKNVFKIGSSKETNLNQIFEAVSIEGYLIAQAYLPAAKNGDVRFFMMNGEPLMRDGSYAALRRVPAKGDLRSNIHAAGTAEAATVTDEVLELAEMMRPKLVEDGMFLVGLDIVGDKILEVNVFSPGGLGHIRELTNVDFTDTVIEAIEKKVSMQAASGGTLSNRLLATL; via the coding sequence ATGCGCTTAGCGTTCTTCGTCAATTCAATCGAAGGTGAGCATCCAAGCTTTGCTACGGGCCTGCTGGCAATGGCGGCCCTGAACCGGGGCCACGAGGTCGTCTACCTCACGCCCGGGGATTTCACCCTGCGACCGGACGACAGCATGGTCGTCCACGCCGTGGTTCTGCCACGCCAGAAATACAAGAAGGTGGAGAGCTTCCATGCCGCCCTGCAGGAGCGGCAGTTGCAACGCGAGACGATAGACATCGGCGAAATCGATGCCCTGATGCTCAGAAACGACCCCTCGCTGGACCAGACCGCGCGCCCCTGGGCGGTTCATTCCGGCATTCTGTTCGGGCGATTGGCAGAGCAGAGAGGCGTCATCGTCCTCAATGATCCGGAAGGTCTGGCGCTTGCGCAGAACAAGCTCTACTTCCAGAGTTTCCCGGAAATCGTGCGGCCAACGACGCTCATTTCCCGCAATGTGGAGGAAATTCGCGCCTTTGCCGATGCCCACCCGAAGGGCGTCATCGTCAAGCCGCTTCAGGGTTCCGGCGGCAAGAACGTGTTCAAGATCGGCTCCTCCAAGGAAACCAACCTCAATCAGATATTCGAGGCCGTCAGTATAGAAGGCTATCTCATCGCGCAGGCTTACCTTCCCGCTGCGAAAAATGGCGATGTCCGTTTCTTCATGATGAATGGCGAGCCGTTGATGCGTGACGGCTCCTATGCCGCGCTTCGCCGCGTTCCCGCAAAGGGGGACCTGCGCTCCAACATCCACGCCGCCGGCACCGCCGAGGCCGCCACCGTTACCGATGAAGTGCTTGAACTTGCGGAAATGATGCGCCCCAAGCTGGTGGAAGACGGCATGTTCCTCGTCGGGCTCGACATCGTCGGCGACAAGATACTGGAAGTAAACGTCTTTTCGCCTGGCGGCCTCGGCCATATTCGAGAGCTGACCAATGTCGATTTCACCGATACGGTCATCGAGGCAATCGAAAAGAAAGTGTCCATGCAAGCCGCATCCGGCGGCACTCTCAGCAATCGGCTTCTCGCAACGCTCTAA